A single genomic interval of Gossypium raimondii isolate GPD5lz chromosome 11, ASM2569854v1, whole genome shotgun sequence harbors:
- the LOC105804094 gene encoding probable sphingolipid transporter spinster homolog 2 isoform X1 produces the protein MVPPSSSMDPSPPPSWFTPKRLLIIFCVINMINYVDRGAIASNGVNGSSETCDDKGICKSGSGIQGEFDLTNFQDGLLSSAFMVGLLVASPIFASLAKSYNPFRLIGVGLSVWTLSVAGCASAFSFWFIAICRMLVGVGEASFISLAAPFIDDNAPVSQKTAWLAMFYMCIPTGIALGYVYGGYVGGHFHWRYAFWGEALLMLPFAVFGFLVKPLQLKGFSPVESKRALASVETVSSVTDVADSKASKLDGRMLVGGDGIIGDELSKTSKSESIHNILNQLSRFAKDMKVLLVDKVYVVNVFGYIAYNFVIGAYSYWGPKAGYNIYHMKSADMLFGGVTIVCGILGTISGGFILDRMGATISNAFILLSGATFLGAISCFSAFCLRSLYGFIVLFAVGELLVFATQAPVNYVCLHCVRPSLRPLSMAISTVSIHIFGDVPSSPLVGILQDHINNWRDTALILTSILFLAAGIWFIGVFLHAVDKSNDGSQPVSTPRITSRKPLLDGNVDESLCEV, from the exons ATGGTTCCTCCCTCCTCCTCTATGGATCCTTCTCCTCCTCCTTCCTGGTTCACTCCCAAACG gttgttgattatattttgtgtGATTAACATGATAAATTATGTGGATCGAGGAGCCATAGCGAGTAATGGTGTAAATGGGAGTAGTGAGACTTGTGATGACAAGGGAATTTGCAAATCCGGTAGTGGAATTCA GGGAGAATTTGACTTGACTAACTTTCAAGATGGTCTCTTATCGTCTGCATTCATGGTTGGGCTTCTCGTGGCATCTCCAATATTTGCTTCCTTAGCAAAGAG CTACAACCCTTTTAGGCTTATTGGAGTTGGATTATCTGTTTGGACCTTGTCTGTAGCTGGATGTGCTAGTGCATTTTCCTTTTGGTTTATTGCGATATGCCGAAT GTTGGTTGGTGTTGGAGAAGCTTCTTTCATAAGTCTTGCAGCTCCATTTATTGATGACAATGCTCCTGTTTCTCAG AAAACAGCTTGGCTTGCGATGTTTTATATGTGCATACCTACTGGAATTGCTCTTGGATATGTTTATGGTGGATAT GTTGGGGGCCATTTCCACTGGCGCTATGCATTCTGGGGAGAGGCATTGTTGATGCTTCCATTCGCTGTTTTTGGCTTTTTGGTTAAACCTTTGCAGTTGAAAG GTTTTTCTCCTGTTGAATCCAAAAGAGCATTGGCATCTGTGGAGACAGTTTCTTCTGTAACTGATG TTGCAGATTCAAAGGCATCAAAACTAGATGGTCGTATGTTGGTTGGAGGTGATGGTATCATTGGTGACGAATTGAGTAAAACTTCCAA GTCGGAAagcatacacaacattttgaaTCAGCTCTCTCGGTTTGCAAAAGACATGAAAGTGCTTTTGGTGGACAAAGTTTATGTCGTAAATGTTTTTG GTTACATTGCATACAACTTTGTCATTGGAGCATACTCTTATTGGGGGCCAAAGGCTggttataatatttatcatatg AAGAGTGCAGATATGTTGTTTGGAGGGGTTACAATTGTATGTGGGATTTTAGGAACAATATCTGGTGGCTTCATCCTAGATCGCATGGGTGCTACAATATCTAATGCTTTTATT CTTCTTTCAGGTGCAACATTTCTGGGTGCAATATCTTGCTTCTCTGCTTTCTGTCTCAGGAGCTTGTATGGTTTTATAGTTCTTTTTGCTGTGGGTGAATTACTTGTTTTTGCAACTCAG GCTCCAGTCAATTATGTATGTCTCCATTGTGTAAGACCGAGTTTGAGACCATTATCTATGGCAATCTCTACTGTATCAATTCACATATTTGGCGATGTACCTTCCTCACCACTTGTTGGGATTCTCCAG GATCATATTAACAATTGGAGGGACACTGCACTTATTTTGACCTCTATTCTCTTTCTTGCTGCTGGAATATGGTTTATAG GTGTTTTCCTACATGCTGTCGACAAGTCTAATGATGGAAGTCAACCAGTCTCTACACCCAGAATAACTAGTAGGAAGCCATTGCTTGACGGAAACGTGGATGAAAGTTTGTGTGAAGTGTAA
- the LOC105804094 gene encoding probable sphingolipid transporter spinster homolog 2 isoform X2: protein MVPPSSSMDPSPPPSWFTPKRLLIIFCVINMINYVDRGAIASNGVNGSSETCDDKGICKSGSGIQGEFDLTNFQDGLLSSAFMVGLLVASPIFASLAKSYNPFRLIGVGLSVWTLSVAGCASAFSFWFIAICRMLVGVGEASFISLAAPFIDDNAPVSQKTAWLAMFYMCIPTGIALGYVYGGYVGGHFHWRYAFWGEALLMLPFAVFGFLVKPLQLKGFSPVESKRALASVETVSSVTDDSKASKLDGRMLVGGDGIIGDELSKTSKSESIHNILNQLSRFAKDMKVLLVDKVYVVNVFGYIAYNFVIGAYSYWGPKAGYNIYHMKSADMLFGGVTIVCGILGTISGGFILDRMGATISNAFILLSGATFLGAISCFSAFCLRSLYGFIVLFAVGELLVFATQAPVNYVCLHCVRPSLRPLSMAISTVSIHIFGDVPSSPLVGILQDHINNWRDTALILTSILFLAAGIWFIGVFLHAVDKSNDGSQPVSTPRITSRKPLLDGNVDESLCEV, encoded by the exons ATGGTTCCTCCCTCCTCCTCTATGGATCCTTCTCCTCCTCCTTCCTGGTTCACTCCCAAACG gttgttgattatattttgtgtGATTAACATGATAAATTATGTGGATCGAGGAGCCATAGCGAGTAATGGTGTAAATGGGAGTAGTGAGACTTGTGATGACAAGGGAATTTGCAAATCCGGTAGTGGAATTCA GGGAGAATTTGACTTGACTAACTTTCAAGATGGTCTCTTATCGTCTGCATTCATGGTTGGGCTTCTCGTGGCATCTCCAATATTTGCTTCCTTAGCAAAGAG CTACAACCCTTTTAGGCTTATTGGAGTTGGATTATCTGTTTGGACCTTGTCTGTAGCTGGATGTGCTAGTGCATTTTCCTTTTGGTTTATTGCGATATGCCGAAT GTTGGTTGGTGTTGGAGAAGCTTCTTTCATAAGTCTTGCAGCTCCATTTATTGATGACAATGCTCCTGTTTCTCAG AAAACAGCTTGGCTTGCGATGTTTTATATGTGCATACCTACTGGAATTGCTCTTGGATATGTTTATGGTGGATAT GTTGGGGGCCATTTCCACTGGCGCTATGCATTCTGGGGAGAGGCATTGTTGATGCTTCCATTCGCTGTTTTTGGCTTTTTGGTTAAACCTTTGCAGTTGAAAG GTTTTTCTCCTGTTGAATCCAAAAGAGCATTGGCATCTGTGGAGACAGTTTCTTCTGTAACTGATG ATTCAAAGGCATCAAAACTAGATGGTCGTATGTTGGTTGGAGGTGATGGTATCATTGGTGACGAATTGAGTAAAACTTCCAA GTCGGAAagcatacacaacattttgaaTCAGCTCTCTCGGTTTGCAAAAGACATGAAAGTGCTTTTGGTGGACAAAGTTTATGTCGTAAATGTTTTTG GTTACATTGCATACAACTTTGTCATTGGAGCATACTCTTATTGGGGGCCAAAGGCTggttataatatttatcatatg AAGAGTGCAGATATGTTGTTTGGAGGGGTTACAATTGTATGTGGGATTTTAGGAACAATATCTGGTGGCTTCATCCTAGATCGCATGGGTGCTACAATATCTAATGCTTTTATT CTTCTTTCAGGTGCAACATTTCTGGGTGCAATATCTTGCTTCTCTGCTTTCTGTCTCAGGAGCTTGTATGGTTTTATAGTTCTTTTTGCTGTGGGTGAATTACTTGTTTTTGCAACTCAG GCTCCAGTCAATTATGTATGTCTCCATTGTGTAAGACCGAGTTTGAGACCATTATCTATGGCAATCTCTACTGTATCAATTCACATATTTGGCGATGTACCTTCCTCACCACTTGTTGGGATTCTCCAG GATCATATTAACAATTGGAGGGACACTGCACTTATTTTGACCTCTATTCTCTTTCTTGCTGCTGGAATATGGTTTATAG GTGTTTTCCTACATGCTGTCGACAAGTCTAATGATGGAAGTCAACCAGTCTCTACACCCAGAATAACTAGTAGGAAGCCATTGCTTGACGGAAACGTGGATGAAAGTTTGTGTGAAGTGTAA